One Echeneis naucrates chromosome 16, fEcheNa1.1, whole genome shotgun sequence genomic window, TTTAATTAAGAAACTCAGGGCTTCTCTTGGACCGTGTTTTgctacaaaaaaatgtgtgtgtttcagggtgtAATAAGCCAGCAGAGACATTGATTTATAACGGAAGAGCCTTATAGGGTTTTATGGACTGCAGCCACCTACCCCagtgttgtcatggtgacaatGGTGTACCAAAACGCTGCGGGGATACTGGTGAACTTGCTGGCTGTGGAGCCTTTTTCTGCATAAAACATGACCGTAGCAAAGATAATGATGGCCATGgtgagggagaagaggaggaagccaAGCTCGGAGGCGCAGCTCTTCAAGGTGTAGCCCAGGATGCGCAGCCCCGCCGAGTGCCGGGAGAACTTGAAAATCCGAAAGACCCGGAAGACTCGCAGCGTGACGAAGGCGCCGCTCACCTGGTCATTGTCGGTCATGACCAGGCCGATGTAGTAAGGCATGATGGCGACCACGTCGATGACGCTCATCACACTTTTCATGAACTTGTAGCGGCTGGGCGCTGCGATTAAACGGAGGAGATACTCTACTGTGAATATCATGACGCACGCAGTGTCTAAACAAAAGAAGGCCAGCGCGTACCGGTCTCCGCAGGAAACCTCCTTTGACCTGTTGGGCAAAGTTCCGCACGGAACCGTCTCCACCACGTTGGCCATCACTGATATGGCAATGAAGAAGCCCGTGACATAGTAGAAGACCAGGGCTAAGGTGCTGGTGTGGGGGTTTTCAAAGGCCCGCCACAGGTACTCCCGGAACGTCAGATTCACCGGTGTGACGTCATTGTTCATGTCCAGCTCCTCGTCGTCTTGAAGCCGCTCTGCGTTTTCGCGCCTCCGGTCTTTGTACTCCTCGTAACAGCAGTCCCCGATGATCTCCGGGATGATGCCGAAGAAGGCGAGCTCCTCGTCGTACGCGGATATGCATTCTTGGCGCGGATAGTGAAGTTTCCCTGTGCGGTAAAAATTGAGTATATGTCTAAAGATGTCCGGGTCGCGGTCGAAAAAGTACTCGTTCGTCTCCTCGTGGAAAAAGAAGTCCCTCTCCGTGCTGCCCAGCAAAGTGTCCGGGTACCTCTCCAAAGTGTTCCGCCACGTCTGAAACTTGGTCCCGCTCACGTTGAGGATGATGAGTCCGTCCTGGGCTTTCCTCTTGTCTTGGGGAGGGATGGGCATCGGGGTGCTCGCCACGGGCATCCATCCTATGGCTGCCGCTCGGGCGAAGGGGAGCCATGCCGCTACACCTGCTGCCATGCTGACCTGTAGTGTTTAAAACGACCCTGCTCCGGTTATCACAGTGCTATGGCCCAGAGATGAATTGCATCTGCAGGAAGAACGGGAGACAGAGACGCTGATGGTTAACAGGCTCCACACAATGTgataagaaaacacacagacccaTTGACTCCCACCGATACTGCGCATAGCACTGGTGTGTATCACTCCCAAGCCTTATCCACAGTGGAACTGTTCAGTTATGGATGCCTACTTTGCGGCAGAATATGAATTGGCTTTCGAAAAcgtcaccccccccacccccccatatTAGggaatgcttttcttttcaatgaaaatctaagtaaaacaaagaaaaaacaaaacccacctTAAGGGAAGGCTGCTCTTTAAACTGCATCCAAAGGGAGTTCAGTGAATTACCTATCCTCGGAAAAGAAGACTTGCGATTCCGCCACCCATTTATCTGTCACTGCAGCCAGACGATAGGGGAAAACGGCACAATAACGTCGCATCAACAAGTTAAACAATTCAACGGCAGTTTCACAGCAGAGTCGGTCACTCGTCCGAGCGCGACCTTTCCCTTTTATTCGTCCCCTCTTGCCAGCCGCAAGGCAACGGCGCTCAGCTGCATGCGTTTCTCGTTGCAGCTACTCCTCAATAAAACTCCTGTTCCTCTCGTCGACTGCAAGaccaccctccctccccctcctcctccttttcaccACCAAGCCCCGACtctggagagaggagagaaaatcatatgcagagagggggagagagatagaggagTGGTTTTATCTGCACCCAGAAattcctctgctgcttctctgtggGGGGAACTAATCAATGCGTAATGGTAGTCTAAGTAGGCGGCATCtccgaagtgtgtgtgtgtgtgttcgcacACCACGAATGTTGCTAAGATGCTTTGTCCTCAATAAAGCAGCTCGTTTTCTTTAGAGGTCGTGATGTGTacgtgtatgttttttttttttctaaagtcCCATTAGTGCAAAGTCTTTTGAAGTTTCCCAGTCGGTCTCTATAGTAGGATATTCACAAAAAGATAGGGAAGATAGAACAACTGTGACAGTAGTCAGGCTGGGGAGTTAAGAGTAAAGagtaatgtctttgtttttaaaaactcatAGAAAACCCCTGCCCATGCTTTATTGGCAAACCAAAATGACTGCAATATTACGGTTTCTccgtttgttgttttgtttttctcgttgagagaaataaatataCGCATTTTGCAACACACTTTGATCGatattgttttgtctttttttttttttttgggaattGCACCAGCCTGTGCAGCCGTCGAAGAGAGTTGCACGGCATAAAAGGTCAACATCAATGGGCTACACCGTTCTACTGACATTTTCCCAAAATAACCATAATCAATGAAATGTCTCTTGTGTTCCATAACACAGCACTGTTGTGTCCGATGGGATCTGAGGCAGCGTGTGTTGGGCTCCAGACCCACGTTATCAGGACGTGAAGAGTCCGTTCGAATAGATTCACAGCCGCGTTGTTGCCGCGTTTTCAGCACCACGGATAGCTCCCGTGCTCTCAACGTCAGCTTTCACGTGCCTGTGCGCGCGTGCAGGTCTCATCATCCTGGATTGTTTTTCCTCGCTGCAGTCACTCAGCTGTGGATCTTCTCCAGCTTCAGCTAAGCACACACGGGTTCACAGTCATGCCTAAGTAGGCACAGCTGCTGAGCTCCTGGAAAATGGATGGTCCCTCTGACCGTGAACCCGGACTACCAGCCTCATCCGAGACTCATTTCCTTTGGAAAATGTACTACAGATGTTAGGCTTATCCAAAGCAAAGCACTGCAATTTGCAACAAGTGAGTAGGCAGCGGCTCCATCTCTTCCTCAAGGACAGTTTGGCAGTATAAGTGGCTGCTGATGGACACATTAGATGTTGCACCAGTCAGATATTTGGCCTGTTACCTTCTGGATCTTTAGCCACACTACATTCACACCCAGCCTCGGGTCCCCTTTGGCATACCGCCGGGTTTTTGTAGGATGAATGCACAGGACTGTCCCATTAGTGTATGCTGACCATGTCAGAGCACACTCAGTGTTCAGTCTGAGCAGTCAGGCCTAGGGGCTATGTATTCATCAGGGCATTTAAATATTCCAGAGGTTGCCAAATGGCACCAAACATAGGCATCTGAGCTGAGCTGGCTGCCAGACTAGCTGCAAGCTTGTCAGAGGACAGATAG contains:
- the LOC115056826 gene encoding potassium voltage-gated channel subfamily D member 2-like gives rise to the protein MAAGVAAWLPFARAAAIGWMPVASTPMPIPPQDKRKAQDGLIILNVSGTKFQTWRNTLERYPDTLLGSTERDFFFHEETNEYFFDRDPDIFRHILNFYRTGKLHYPRQECISAYDEELAFFGIIPEIIGDCCYEEYKDRRRENAERLQDDEELDMNNDVTPVNLTFREYLWRAFENPHTSTLALVFYYVTGFFIAISVMANVVETVPCGTLPNRSKEVSCGDRYALAFFCLDTACVMIFTVEYLLRLIAAPSRYKFMKSVMSVIDVVAIMPYYIGLVMTDNDQVSGAFVTLRVFRVFRIFKFSRHSAGLRILGYTLKSCASELGFLLFSLTMAIIIFATVMFYAEKGSTASKFTSIPAAFWYTIVTMTTLGYGDMVPKTIVGKVFGSICSLSGVLVIALPVPVIVSNFSRIYHQSQRAEKRRAQRKTRLAKIRAAKIRGTNAYMRYKQNGLLIDSLEEASKEAGQALVGKAASPPFESQHHHLLHCLEKTTNHEFVDEQTFQANCMEISTVNKPGSRSSSQSSSPHGLGSCCSRRHRKKSSFSMPSTNNQELSTIQIRERPVVNSRSSLNAKLDETVPLKCDEPYISPSMVSLSAPVVTSSDGDGSTTTTAYSQSNIVRVSAL